A genome region from Microplitis demolitor isolate Queensland-Clemson2020A chromosome 1, iyMicDemo2.1a, whole genome shotgun sequence includes the following:
- the LOC103577847 gene encoding lon protease homolog, mitochondrial isoform X2, protein MRLLIKSINSQLLPVFRQRITLNRTYSNLSIIKKPGAAAHRNINWLEVSSKTEGTFISNYKRITCMTVFREFSTKKPADDDPPLEVEAEPAVEGYPATLPATVVVPEVWPHVPVIAISRHPVFPRFIKLIELTNPILIDLIRRKVKLNQPYVGIFLKKNEENESEIVNSIDDVYPIGTFAQIHEIQDLGDKLRLVIMSHRRIKIVSQMIEDITEKPTQDEPVADSKRSRRFVRSKRNDPKSDEPAKEIPQVEQDNVATETDTKLPATPVSTPVSPSADAEVEAPPVQAVPIAGSPQPLLMAEVVNVTHEKFRQTEEIKALTQEIIKTIRDIISMNPIYRESLNQMLHQGTRVVDNPVYLSDLGAALTGAEAKELQEVLEELDISKRLRLSLALLKKEYELSKLQQKIGREVEEKVKQQHRKYILHEQLKVIKKELGLEKDDKDAIEEKYRERIRQKVVPKPVMDVIEEELTKLSFLENHSSEFNVTRNYLDWLTSLPWGVTSPENLKIQEASDILEEDHYGMEDIKKRILEFIAVSQLKGTTQGKILCFHGPPGVGKTSIARSIARALNREYFRFSVGGMTDVAEIKGHRRTYVGAMPGKIIQCLKKTKTENPLVLIDEVDKIGKGYQGDPASALLEMLDPEQNANFLDHYLDVPVDLSKVLFICTANITDTIPEPLRDRMEMIDMSGYVAEEKLAIAKQYLIPQAMKDSGLTAEQIDIEESALSALIKAYCRESGVRNLQKHIEKVSRKVAFKVVKQEAERIDVTKDNLSDFVGKPVFTHDRMYDFTPPGVIMGLAWTAMGGSTLFIETSISKPFTAKKYEGSLELTGHLGDVMKESVRIALTVARNFLKKIDQENTILYDAHLHLHVPEGATPKDGPSAGVTIATAMISLARGQPIRQDVAMTGELSLMGKVLPVGGIKEKTIAAKRAGVKCIILPEENKKDFDDLAKYITDGLEVHFASTYQDVYKVCFDDSQQLNPVKDSTGFDYHVTPQAASIHGKNA, encoded by the exons atgcgtttgttaataaaatcaataaactcTCAACTTCTGCCGGTATTTCGTCAGCGGATAACTTTAAATAGAacgtattcaaatttatcaataataaaaaaacctgGAGCTGCAGCTCACAGAAACATAAATTGGCTGGAGGTTAGCAGTAAAACTGAAGGAACTTTTATCAGTAATTACAAAAGAATAACATGTATGACAGTTTTTCGTGAGTTTTCAACCAAGAAACCAGCTGATGATGATCCTCCact tgAAGTAGAAGCTGAACCAGCGGTCGAAGGGTACCCGGCAACGTTACCAGCAACAGTTGTCGTACCTGAAGTCTGGCCGCATGTTCCAGTGATAGCGATAAGTCGCCATCCAGTATTTCCgcgttttataaaacttattgAGCTGACTAATCCAATATTAATAGACTTGATACGCcgtaaagttaaattaaatcaaccatacgttggaatatttttaaagaagaatgaaga aaatgaATCAGAGATTGTAAATAGTATTGATGATGTGTATCCTATCGGGACGTTTGCTCAGATCCATGAAATCCAAGATCTGGGTGATAAATTACGTCTGGTGATAATGTCGCATCGGAGAATTAAAATAGTCAGCCAGATGATTGAAGACATCACTGAAAAACCAACCCAAG ACGAGCCGGTTGCTGACTCGAAACGTTCAAGACGTTTTGTGAGGAGCAAAAGAAATGATCCGAAAAGTGACGAGCCTGCTAAGGAAATACCTCAAGTTGAACAAGACAACGTAGCTACTGAAACTGATACCAAACTTCCAGCTACTCCTGTTTCTACTCCAGTTAGTCCCAGTGCTGATGCTGAAGTTGAAGCACCTCCAGTTCAGGCGGTTCCGATTGCTGGATCTCCACAGCCGCTTTTGATGGCTGAAGTTGTCAATGTCACTCATGAAAAGTTCCGTCAAACAGAAGAAATCAAa gcgcTGAcgcaagaaataataaaaacaattcgTGATATAATTAGCATGAATCCGATATATCGGGAATCGTTGAACCAAATGCTACATCAAGGAACGCGTGTTGTTGATAATCCGGTTTATTTAAGTGACTTGGGAGCAGCATTAACTGGAGCTGAAGCCAAAGAATTGCAGGAAGTTCTTGAAGAATtagat aTTTCCAAACGACTGCGGTTGTCTTTGGCTCTTTTGAAAAAAGAGTATGAACTGAGTAAGCTCCAACAAAAAATAGGCCGCGAGGttgaagaaaaagtaaaacagCAGCACCGCAAGTACATTCTGCATGAGCAattgaaagtaattaaaaaagaactGGGTCTTGAGAAAGACGACAAGGATGCGATTGAAGAAAAGTACAGAGAGCGGATCCGCCAGAAAGTCGTTCCCAAGCCGGTGATGGATGTCATCGAAGAGGAATTGACCAAGTTGAGTTTTCTGGAGAATCATAGCAGCGAGTTTAATGTAACGCGTAATTATTTAGACTGGCTGACATCCTTGCCGTGGGGTGTCACCAGCCCAGAGAACCTAAAGATCCAGGAGGCTTCGGACATTCTCGAGGAAGATCACTATGGAATGGAGGACATCAAGAAACGTATATTGGAGTTTATTGCCGTGAGTCAGCTGAAGGGAACGACGCAGggtaaaattttgtgtttCCACGGTCCTCCGGGTGTAGGAAAGACTTCGATCGCGCGGTCGATAGCTCGGGCGTTGAACCGCGAGTACTTTAGGTTCAGCGTCGGTGGGATGACTGACGTAGCGGAGATCAAAGGACACAGACGTACTTATGTGGGCGCGATGCCTGGCAAAATAATTCAGTGCCTCAAGAAAACTAAAACTGAAAATCCTCTGGTACTTATTGACGAAGTTGACAAAATCGGCAAAGGCTACCAAGGAGATCCAGCTTCAGCGTTACTGGAGATGTTGGATCCAGAGCAGAACGCAAATTTCCTTGATCATTACTTAGATGTTCCGGTTGATTTGTCAAAAGTTTTGTTTATTTGCACCGCGAATATAACGGACACTATTCCTGAGCCACTGAGAGATCGTATGGAGATGATTGACATGTCTGGTTATGTTGCTGAAGAAAAACTAGCTATTGCTAAACAATATTTGATACCCCAGGCTATGAAAGACTCGGGACTCACTGCTGAGCAAATAGATATAGAGGAATCAGCTTTGTCGGCTCTTATCAAAGCTTATTGTCGCGAATCAGGAGTCAGGAATCTTCAGAAACACATCGAGAAGGTGTCAAGAAAGGTTGCGTTTAAAGTTGTCAAGCAGGAAGCTGAACGTATTGATGTCACTAAAGATAATTTAAGTGACTTTGTGGGCAAACCCGTTTTTACACACGACAGAATGTATGATTTCACACCGCCTGGTGTGATAATGGGTCTAGCTTGGACTGCGATGGGCGGGTCGACTCTATTTATCGAGACATCCATCAGCAAACCCTTCACTGCCAAAAAATACGAAGGCTCTTTAGAACTGACCGGACACCTCGGCGACGTCATGAAAGAATCCGTCAGAATTGCTTTGACAGTCGCCCGCAACTTCCTTAAAAAAATCGACCAAGAAAATACGATCTTATATGACGCTCACCTGCATCTCCATGTACCTGAAGGTGCCACTCCCAAGGACGGACCCAGCGCTGGAGTAACCATTGCCACAGCTATGATTTCCCTCGCTCGAGGACAACCCATCAGACAAGACGTAGCGATGACAGGAGAGTTAAGTCTCATGGGCAAAGTGTTGCCCGTTGGTGGAATCAAGGAGAAGACAATCGCGGCCAAGAGAGCTGGAGTGAAGTGCATAATTCTACCGGAGGAAAACAAAAAAGACTTTGATGATCTTGCCAAGTACATTACCGACGGACTAGAAGTACATTTTGCCAGCACCTATCAAGATGTCTACAAAGTTTGCTTTGATGACAGCCAGCAGCTTAATCCAGTGAAAGACTCCACGGGATTCGATTATCATGTGACGCCTCAAGCTGCTTCCATTCATGGAAAAAATGCGtag
- the LOC103577848 gene encoding gonadal protein gdl: protein MESTDPSPEDLQRKLYFLVEQLQNMAGALPSKYQMRLPYELLSGLANSLLNDTIFEIVKGLMEIQHVTEKHLFQQRLQLLNQQKIQMQEALAGLNTEEEKLAAKVALEEKQKKDLKATDMRLVMQLDQKVADQQSILEKAGVPGFYVTNNPAEIQVQMRLCDFIIRLSKMEIPR from the coding sequence atggaatcAACGGATCCAAGCCCAGAAGATCTTCAacgtaaattatatttcctgGTGGAGCAATTACAAAACATGGCTGGTGCATTGCCGTCAAAGTATCAAATGCGTCTTCCCTACGAATTACTATCCGGGCTAGCAAACTCTCTATTAAACGACACGATATTCGAAATAGTGAAAGGACTAATGGAGATCCAGCACGTCACCGAGAAGCATTTGTTTCAGCAGCGGCTCCAACTGCTAAATCAGCAGAAGATCCAGATGCAGGAGGCGCTAGCCGGGTTGAACACCGAGGAGGAGAAACTCGCGGCGAAAGTTGCGCTCGAGGAGAAGCAGAAGAAGGATTTGAAGGCAACAGACATGAGACTGGTCATGCAGCTGGATCAGAAAGTCGCCGACCAGCAGAGTATTTTAGAGAAGGCCGGCGTTCCTGGTTTTTACGTAACGAATAACCCTGCAGAAATCCAAGTGCAAATGAGACTCTGCGACTTTATCATACGCTTAAGTAAAATGGAAATACCTAGATGA
- the LOC103577847 gene encoding lon protease homolog, mitochondrial isoform X1 has translation MRLLIKSINSQLLPVFRQRITLNRTYSNLSIIKKPGAAAHRNINWLEVSSKTEGTFISNYKRITCMTVFREFSTKKPADDDPPLEVEAEPAVEGYPATLPATVVVPEVWPHVPVIAISRHPVFPRFIKLIELTNPILIDLIRRKVKLNQPYVGIFLKKNEENESEIVNSIDDVYPIGTFAQIHEIQDLGDKLRLVIMSHRRIKIVSQMIEDITEKPTQDMKLTFPLFNTSINVSVDEPVADSKRSRRFVRSKRNDPKSDEPAKEIPQVEQDNVATETDTKLPATPVSTPVSPSADAEVEAPPVQAVPIAGSPQPLLMAEVVNVTHEKFRQTEEIKALTQEIIKTIRDIISMNPIYRESLNQMLHQGTRVVDNPVYLSDLGAALTGAEAKELQEVLEELDISKRLRLSLALLKKEYELSKLQQKIGREVEEKVKQQHRKYILHEQLKVIKKELGLEKDDKDAIEEKYRERIRQKVVPKPVMDVIEEELTKLSFLENHSSEFNVTRNYLDWLTSLPWGVTSPENLKIQEASDILEEDHYGMEDIKKRILEFIAVSQLKGTTQGKILCFHGPPGVGKTSIARSIARALNREYFRFSVGGMTDVAEIKGHRRTYVGAMPGKIIQCLKKTKTENPLVLIDEVDKIGKGYQGDPASALLEMLDPEQNANFLDHYLDVPVDLSKVLFICTANITDTIPEPLRDRMEMIDMSGYVAEEKLAIAKQYLIPQAMKDSGLTAEQIDIEESALSALIKAYCRESGVRNLQKHIEKVSRKVAFKVVKQEAERIDVTKDNLSDFVGKPVFTHDRMYDFTPPGVIMGLAWTAMGGSTLFIETSISKPFTAKKYEGSLELTGHLGDVMKESVRIALTVARNFLKKIDQENTILYDAHLHLHVPEGATPKDGPSAGVTIATAMISLARGQPIRQDVAMTGELSLMGKVLPVGGIKEKTIAAKRAGVKCIILPEENKKDFDDLAKYITDGLEVHFASTYQDVYKVCFDDSQQLNPVKDSTGFDYHVTPQAASIHGKNA, from the exons atgcgtttgttaataaaatcaataaactcTCAACTTCTGCCGGTATTTCGTCAGCGGATAACTTTAAATAGAacgtattcaaatttatcaataataaaaaaacctgGAGCTGCAGCTCACAGAAACATAAATTGGCTGGAGGTTAGCAGTAAAACTGAAGGAACTTTTATCAGTAATTACAAAAGAATAACATGTATGACAGTTTTTCGTGAGTTTTCAACCAAGAAACCAGCTGATGATGATCCTCCact tgAAGTAGAAGCTGAACCAGCGGTCGAAGGGTACCCGGCAACGTTACCAGCAACAGTTGTCGTACCTGAAGTCTGGCCGCATGTTCCAGTGATAGCGATAAGTCGCCATCCAGTATTTCCgcgttttataaaacttattgAGCTGACTAATCCAATATTAATAGACTTGATACGCcgtaaagttaaattaaatcaaccatacgttggaatatttttaaagaagaatgaaga aaatgaATCAGAGATTGTAAATAGTATTGATGATGTGTATCCTATCGGGACGTTTGCTCAGATCCATGAAATCCAAGATCTGGGTGATAAATTACGTCTGGTGATAATGTCGCATCGGAGAATTAAAATAGTCAGCCAGATGATTGAAGACATCACTGAAAAACCAACCCAAG ATATGAAACTGACGTTTCCACTATTTAATACATCAATTAACGTCTCCGTAGACGAGCCGGTTGCTGACTCGAAACGTTCAAGACGTTTTGTGAGGAGCAAAAGAAATGATCCGAAAAGTGACGAGCCTGCTAAGGAAATACCTCAAGTTGAACAAGACAACGTAGCTACTGAAACTGATACCAAACTTCCAGCTACTCCTGTTTCTACTCCAGTTAGTCCCAGTGCTGATGCTGAAGTTGAAGCACCTCCAGTTCAGGCGGTTCCGATTGCTGGATCTCCACAGCCGCTTTTGATGGCTGAAGTTGTCAATGTCACTCATGAAAAGTTCCGTCAAACAGAAGAAATCAAa gcgcTGAcgcaagaaataataaaaacaattcgTGATATAATTAGCATGAATCCGATATATCGGGAATCGTTGAACCAAATGCTACATCAAGGAACGCGTGTTGTTGATAATCCGGTTTATTTAAGTGACTTGGGAGCAGCATTAACTGGAGCTGAAGCCAAAGAATTGCAGGAAGTTCTTGAAGAATtagat aTTTCCAAACGACTGCGGTTGTCTTTGGCTCTTTTGAAAAAAGAGTATGAACTGAGTAAGCTCCAACAAAAAATAGGCCGCGAGGttgaagaaaaagtaaaacagCAGCACCGCAAGTACATTCTGCATGAGCAattgaaagtaattaaaaaagaactGGGTCTTGAGAAAGACGACAAGGATGCGATTGAAGAAAAGTACAGAGAGCGGATCCGCCAGAAAGTCGTTCCCAAGCCGGTGATGGATGTCATCGAAGAGGAATTGACCAAGTTGAGTTTTCTGGAGAATCATAGCAGCGAGTTTAATGTAACGCGTAATTATTTAGACTGGCTGACATCCTTGCCGTGGGGTGTCACCAGCCCAGAGAACCTAAAGATCCAGGAGGCTTCGGACATTCTCGAGGAAGATCACTATGGAATGGAGGACATCAAGAAACGTATATTGGAGTTTATTGCCGTGAGTCAGCTGAAGGGAACGACGCAGggtaaaattttgtgtttCCACGGTCCTCCGGGTGTAGGAAAGACTTCGATCGCGCGGTCGATAGCTCGGGCGTTGAACCGCGAGTACTTTAGGTTCAGCGTCGGTGGGATGACTGACGTAGCGGAGATCAAAGGACACAGACGTACTTATGTGGGCGCGATGCCTGGCAAAATAATTCAGTGCCTCAAGAAAACTAAAACTGAAAATCCTCTGGTACTTATTGACGAAGTTGACAAAATCGGCAAAGGCTACCAAGGAGATCCAGCTTCAGCGTTACTGGAGATGTTGGATCCAGAGCAGAACGCAAATTTCCTTGATCATTACTTAGATGTTCCGGTTGATTTGTCAAAAGTTTTGTTTATTTGCACCGCGAATATAACGGACACTATTCCTGAGCCACTGAGAGATCGTATGGAGATGATTGACATGTCTGGTTATGTTGCTGAAGAAAAACTAGCTATTGCTAAACAATATTTGATACCCCAGGCTATGAAAGACTCGGGACTCACTGCTGAGCAAATAGATATAGAGGAATCAGCTTTGTCGGCTCTTATCAAAGCTTATTGTCGCGAATCAGGAGTCAGGAATCTTCAGAAACACATCGAGAAGGTGTCAAGAAAGGTTGCGTTTAAAGTTGTCAAGCAGGAAGCTGAACGTATTGATGTCACTAAAGATAATTTAAGTGACTTTGTGGGCAAACCCGTTTTTACACACGACAGAATGTATGATTTCACACCGCCTGGTGTGATAATGGGTCTAGCTTGGACTGCGATGGGCGGGTCGACTCTATTTATCGAGACATCCATCAGCAAACCCTTCACTGCCAAAAAATACGAAGGCTCTTTAGAACTGACCGGACACCTCGGCGACGTCATGAAAGAATCCGTCAGAATTGCTTTGACAGTCGCCCGCAACTTCCTTAAAAAAATCGACCAAGAAAATACGATCTTATATGACGCTCACCTGCATCTCCATGTACCTGAAGGTGCCACTCCCAAGGACGGACCCAGCGCTGGAGTAACCATTGCCACAGCTATGATTTCCCTCGCTCGAGGACAACCCATCAGACAAGACGTAGCGATGACAGGAGAGTTAAGTCTCATGGGCAAAGTGTTGCCCGTTGGTGGAATCAAGGAGAAGACAATCGCGGCCAAGAGAGCTGGAGTGAAGTGCATAATTCTACCGGAGGAAAACAAAAAAGACTTTGATGATCTTGCCAAGTACATTACCGACGGACTAGAAGTACATTTTGCCAGCACCTATCAAGATGTCTACAAAGTTTGCTTTGATGACAGCCAGCAGCTTAATCCAGTGAAAGACTCCACGGGATTCGATTATCATGTGACGCCTCAAGCTGCTTCCATTCATGGAAAAAATGCGtag
- the LOC103577851 gene encoding protein AATF, with protein sequence MTSKLKKPSLAEELDSLINVAPKAFESDDDEEETKAKVVDKFQESHSDDDQISSFRKKNVPLLDEIDERYKGKKVTRKEAFGEESDSDVDDDDEMKSDDESEVEGEEESDGDENDEEDDDEDLSDDNDQDEENPLYRDRSDNTFKNLASDTQSDVEKGNCVKNQQNIWEKLLEIRIKLQPVLMTSNKMPQYDFIKTMEPTPEFNKQKDEVQSKLCGVLDNLLNLQQKLLKNYPETKNLLDKKAAESKVDDDDDDDDEEIWSDTEDEVEKSEAESEEDSEEPPKKKTKRSLNDYEKIINDIHNKYSPYRDSVIQKWNDKTRVATGKINKNANQSIVKQIEFVLNDKPKLIKRTQLKRSEYEIVGKKSLDEIDDDGRRLHEYDEEIYDDDDFYHQLLRDLIEQKTANITDPLELGRQFSKLQSMRNKLKRKIDTRATKGRRIRYNVHNKLVNYMPAITVNDTWSDLAKTELYNSLFGKIKSIN encoded by the exons atgacgtCAAAGTTGAAGAAGCCCAGCTTAGCTGAAGAGCTGGACAGTTTGATAAATGTTGCGCCTAAGGCATTTGAATCCGACGACGACGAAGAGGAAACAAAAGCTAAAgttgttgataaatttcagGAATCTCATTCCGATGATGATCAAATTTCCTCGTTTAGAAAGAAAAATGTTCCATTACTTGATGAGATTGACGaaag gTATAAAGGAAAAAAGGTCACGAGAAAAGAAGCTTTTGGTGAGGAAAGTGACTCTGacgttgatgatgatgatgagatgAAGTCGGATGATGAATCTGAAGTAGAAGGAGAAGAAGAAAGTGATGGAGATGAAAACGATgaagaagatgatgatgaagatctGTCTGATGATAATGATCAAGATGAAGAAAATCCTTTGTATCGTGACCGCAGTGacaatacatttaaaaatttagcatCTGATACTCAGTCAGATGTTGAAAAAGGAAACTGCgttaaaaatcaacaaaatatATGGGAAAAGTTACTTGAGATTCGTATAAAATTGCAGCCAGTTTTGATGACCAGCAACAAGATGCCTCAGTACGATTTCATTAAAACTATGGAACCTACTCCAGagtttaataaacaaaaagatGAAGTTCAAAGTAAATTATGTGGTGTCCTAGATAATTTGCTTAATCTCCAgcagaaattattgaaaaattatcctgagactaaaaatttattagacaaAAAGGCGGCCGAGAGCAaagttgatgatgatgatgatgatgatgatgaggagATTTGGTCAGACACTGAAGATGAAGTGGAAAAGTCTGAAGCGGAGTCAGAAGAAGACTCCGAAGAACCGCCTAAGAAAAAGACAAAACGCAGTTTGAATGATTacgagaaaataataaatgatattcataataaatactCGCCCTATCGCGACTCCGTGATACAGAAATGGAATGACAAGACCCGCGTAGCCActggtaaaattaataagaacgCTAATCAGTCGATAGTAAAACAAATCGAGTTTGTGCTAAATGACAAGCCGAAGCTGATAAAACGGACGCAGTTGAAGCGCTCAGAGTACGAGATCGTGGGGAAGAAATCGCTGGACGAAATTGACGATGACGGCAGGCGACTTCACGAGTACGATGAGGAAATTTACGACGACGATGACTTTTATCACCAGTTATTACGTGACTTGATTGAGCAAAAGACCGCCAACATCACAGATCCACTGGAGCTGGGCAGACAGTTCAGTAAATTGCAAAGCATGAGGAACAAATTGAAACGTAAAATAGACACACGTGCAACCAAAGGCCGCAGAATACGTTACAATgttcataataaattagttaattacatGCCGGCCATTACTGTCAACGACACTTGGAGCGATTTAGCTAAAACTGAATTGTATAATTCGCTCTTTGGTAAAattaagtcaattaattaa
- the LOC103577849 gene encoding 28S ribosomal protein S15, mitochondrial: MSMLWNSIKPVNNLIKNVPKVSARFKVSFKSDLKITWTRPEKVPSTDPSKSCDLGLDHQTKGTEYSRWFSQSKELQDADEIVKKLCTLDYLPIKKTEEVNREKTIGLVKRHESDRGSMEVQIAAMTSEILYLQEYLTRFPRNKVTKHFLKELIDKRRKCLGRLRKWDYRRFEWILEKMNLLFKPHPPLYHRVERKASMRKLTATHCDKIVQEKLTNYRKELEAQQKIFFKEKADKLAFIRSEEIACGLIPSVTEEEIAAAREKAKQFE; encoded by the exons aTGAGCATGCTATGGAATAGCATTAAACCtgtcaacaatttaattaaaaatgtaccAAAAGTATCGGCGAGATTTAAAGTGTCATTTAAATCAGACTTAAAAATAACTTGGACCCGGCCCGAAAAAGTACCCAGTACTGATCCATCTAAAAGTTGTGATCTTGGATTGGACCACCAAACCAAAGGGACTGAATACTCTCGCTGGTTCAGTCAGTCCAAAGAATTACAAGa tgccgatgaaatagttaaaaaattatgtacacTTGATTATTTACCTATAAAAAAGACTGAAGAAGTTAATCGCGAAAAAACAATAGGGCTTGTCAAAAGACATGAATCTGACCGTGGTTCCATGGAAgttcaaa ttgctgCAATGACCAGCGAAATACTTTACCTCCAGGAATACCTGACCCGGTTTCCCCGCAACAAAGTAACCAAACACTTTTTAAAAGAACTAATAGACAAACGGCGAAAGTGCTTGGGCAGGTTACGGAAGTGGGATTACCGTCGATTCGAGTGGATTCTGGAGAAAATGAATCTGTTGTTCAAACCTCACCCACCTCTATATCACCGGGTCGAGCGAAAAGCTTCGATGCGTAAATTGACGGCCACTCACTGTGATAAAATAGTCCAAGAAAAGTTAACAAACTATCGAAAAGAGCTCGAAGCTCagcagaaaatatttttcaaagagAAAGCCGACAAACTGGCATTTATTCGCTCTGAAGAAATAGCTTGCGGGCTGATTCCTAGTGTTACTGAAGAAGAAATAGCTGCTGCGCGTGAGAAagcaaaacaatttgaataa